DNA sequence from the Paenibacillus physcomitrellae genome:
CTGACATAACGTTGTCAGCAGCGTTTTTTTATAATCGGGTATGTAAATCTAAAGGACTGGTGAGATAAATACGAGATTCTGGCTCATAGAATACGGATTTTCACCATTTATTAAGAAAGGATGATATGTTATGAATTTCGCTTCTGTACGCATTATAACTGACGACGTGGATCGTCTCGTCGAGTTCTATGAGAAAGTTTTTGGGGGGGCGGCGGAGCGCCCTGCGCCCGTATTTGCCGAATTTATTTTACCCTCATGCACCTTAGCAATCGGTCACTCCCAGACAGCCCAGCTATTTGGCGCTGGTTCTGTAGTGGCGGCTCAAAACCACTCCGTCATCATCGAGTTCCGCGTCGAAGATGTCGATGCCGAATACGCCCGTTTGAAGCCAGCTGTCGATGATTGGGTACAGGAACCGACCACGATGCCTTGGGGAAACCGTTCTGTGCTTTTCCGCGATCCTGATGGTAACCTCGTGAACTTCTTCGAACCAGTGACTGAGGAAGCGATCAAACGGTTTAGCGGCAGGCGTTGATGGATTGTTAAAGTGAGTGAGGCCTCAATATAGAGAATAGCAGCAGCAATTCGTAACATGTTTGGCTTTCTGTTGCAGGCAGCGGTGGTGCT
Encoded proteins:
- a CDS encoding VOC family protein, translated to MNFASVRIITDDVDRLVEFYEKVFGGAAERPAPVFAEFILPSCTLAIGHSQTAQLFGAGSVVAAQNHSVIIEFRVEDVDAEYARLKPAVDDWVQEPTTMPWGNRSVLFRDPDGNLVNFFEPVTEEAIKRFSGRR